One Homalodisca vitripennis isolate AUS2020 unplaced genomic scaffold, UT_GWSS_2.1 ScUCBcl_5474;HRSCAF=12204, whole genome shotgun sequence genomic region harbors:
- the LOC124373397 gene encoding LOW QUALITY PROTEIN: 39S ribosomal protein L21, mitochondrial-like (The sequence of the model RefSeq protein was modified relative to this genomic sequence to represent the inferred CDS: deleted 1 base in 1 codon), whose amino-acid sequence MRKKVGMEGWPPPANLQIAPLPIIEKTNISWLQKAHLRTNVKDYGIPLKQEEVKDTRQEDNEYTKETIALVNNQLARGEEGRLFAVIHVAGKQFYVTQEDIIIIHGPWPPTISDEINFEKVMLVGGSDFTLIGRPVLPPELVSVTATVIDKDLSHVKTKFRFHKRKQYRRINFIRSPLTMIRINEVKVVGRVNERKDVEGLNQVFY is encoded by the exons ATGAGAAAGAAGGTGGGGATGGAGGGTTGGCCTCCTCCTGCCAACTTACAGATAGCCCCGT tgcCAATAATTGAGAAAACAAACATTTCCTGGCTCCAAAAAGCTCACTTAAGGACAAACGTTAAGGATTATGGCATACCTCTTAAACAAGAAGAAGTTAAGGACACAAGACAAGAGGATAACGAGTATACTAAAG AAACAATAGCTTTGGTGAACAATCAGTTGGCACGAGGAGAAGAAGGGCGATTGTTTGCTGTCATTCATGTTGCTGGTAAGCAGTTTTAT GTCACCCAAGAAGACATAATCATCATTCATGGTCCCTGGCCTCCAACAATTAGTGACgaaatcaattttgaaaag GTTATGTTGGTAGGAGGCTCCGACTTCACGCTAATTGGTCGTCCAGTGTTACCACCGGAGCTGGTGTCTGTCACTGCCACTGTGATAGACAAGGACTTGTCCCACGTCAAGACAAAGTTCAGATTTCACAAGCGGAAACAGTACAGAAGAATTAAct TCATAAGAAGCCCACTGACTATGATTCGCATCAATGAAGTGAAGGTTGTTGGGAGAGTCAACGAGAGAAAAGATGTTGAAGGCCTGAATCAAGTGTTTTACTAG